Proteins from a genomic interval of Bacteroidales bacterium:
- the tilS gene encoding tRNA lysidine(34) synthetase TilS: MLEKFLEFISENFLLEKKDKLLLSLSGGIDSVALFKLLSEAKISFDAAHCNYHLRGEESNRDEIFVTELCKKHKIKLFIKHFDTEEFAVDNNVSVEMAARELRYKWYEELCEKQSFTKIATAHHLNDQAETFFINIIRNTGLNGICGIPLIRNLNKKSSNKKVSDCQIIRPLMFATREEIVQYIATDDYILDSTNETDNYLRNKIRHNIIPEFEKISPDFISNLQNSIDRFKYTKSFINRMMKNFFPMEINRKGYCEIIIPKDFSFEELSGYLYFALYDFGFNFKQLDDIAKAANKSSTNVGKKFFSNGYELLIDREYFLVKEKEERIKKKDDKIGENEKELVIEDEAGSRNWKKAFSFELSDIDFQSCFEIIFEDEIVYELMNKLEINIIPRKAMKEIPDNSNIACLDYNKIDFPLYVTRKKEGDYFYPLGMIRKKKLSDYFIDNKFDQFTKNTTFALRSSKNDILWLIGHRIDNRYKIDNETSLVLIIKIK; the protein is encoded by the coding sequence ATGCTCGAAAAGTTTCTGGAATTTATAAGTGAAAATTTCCTGCTTGAAAAGAAAGATAAATTGTTACTTTCTCTTAGTGGCGGCATTGATTCGGTGGCATTATTCAAATTATTGTCGGAAGCAAAAATCTCTTTTGATGCTGCTCATTGCAATTATCATTTACGCGGCGAAGAATCGAATAGAGATGAAATCTTTGTTACGGAATTATGTAAAAAGCATAAAATTAAACTTTTTATTAAACATTTTGATACTGAAGAGTTTGCGGTGGATAATAATGTTTCCGTTGAAATGGCTGCAAGAGAATTGCGATATAAATGGTACGAAGAACTTTGTGAGAAACAATCTTTTACAAAAATTGCAACAGCACATCATTTAAATGATCAGGCAGAAACTTTCTTTATCAATATTATTCGCAATACGGGATTAAACGGTATTTGCGGAATTCCACTTATCAGAAATCTTAATAAAAAATCATCAAATAAAAAAGTTTCTGATTGTCAGATTATTCGTCCGTTGATGTTTGCTACAAGAGAAGAAATTGTGCAATATATTGCCACAGATGATTATATTCTTGATTCAACAAATGAAACGGATAATTACCTGAGAAATAAAATTCGTCATAATATTATTCCTGAGTTTGAGAAAATCTCTCCAGATTTTATTTCAAATCTCCAAAATTCTATCGACAGGTTTAAATACACGAAATCTTTTATTAATAGAATGATGAAAAACTTTTTTCCGATGGAAATTAATCGGAAAGGTTACTGTGAAATTATTATTCCAAAAGATTTTTCTTTCGAAGAACTTTCCGGATATTTATATTTTGCTTTGTACGATTTCGGGTTTAATTTCAAGCAGCTTGATGATATTGCAAAAGCCGCTAATAAAAGTAGTACTAATGTCGGGAAAAAGTTTTTTAGTAACGGATATGAACTTTTAATTGATAGAGAGTACTTTTTAGTTAAGGAGAAAGAAGAAAGAATAAAAAAGAAGGATGATAAAATCGGAGAAAATGAAAAAGAGTTGGTAATTGAGGATGAAGCCGGGAGTCGAAATTGGAAAAAAGCTTTTAGTTTTGAGCTTTCAGATATAGATTTTCAATCCTGTTTTGAAATTATTTTCGAAGATGAAATTGTTTATGAACTTATGAATAAATTGGAAATTAATATAATTCCTCGGAAGGCTATGAAAGAAATTCCCGATAATTCAAATATAGCTTGTTTGGATTATAATAAAATTGATTTTCCGCTTTATGTTACTCGGAAAAAGGAAGGCGATTATTTCTATCCTTTAGGTATGATTCGAAAGAAAAAGTTAAGTGACTACTTTATTGATAACAAATTTGACCAATTCACAAAAAATACTACCTTTGCATTGCGTTCTTCAAAAAATGATATTCTTTGGTTAATCGGGCATAGAATTGATAATAGATATAAAATTGATAATGAGACTTCTTTGGTTTTGATAATAAAAATTAAATAA
- the nagB gene encoding glucosamine-6-phosphate deaminase translates to MNYNYSIEKIPFTICDSKLEASKSVAKEIAELIKKKTSENKNAVLGLATGISPVKVYKELVRMHKEEGLSFRNVITFNLDEYLPMQPEDPNSYVYFMNHHLFDHIDIKKSNIHIPDGTLKPDEVNDFCLKYEKDIEEAGGLDLQILGIGRTGHIGFNEPGSQIFSKTRKITLDIITKTDASQAFNGIDNVPNHAITMGIGTILKAKKIILLAWGQNKADIIRQTIEGEMCDFVPATFLQRHDNVEFFLDKESASELSRVNLPWLFEDCKWNNQLIRKAVVWLCLKSDKSILKLTDHDYINNGMSQLLNMFNSAYDLNIKMFNLLQHTITGWPGGKPNADDSQRPERAHPFPKRIIVFSPHPDDDVISMGGTLARLVNQGHNVHVAYQTSGNLAVFDDDLLKYIDFIQNSENKLNLDKKSLDMIASVLKDIRTKKPGQSDSRNVAFLKGMIRRSEAISACRFIGIPENNIHFLQMPFYESGTEEKFALSETDIDLITDLLQKVKPHQIYAAGDLADPHGTHKICFDAIIKSIENIKDEKWLKDCYLWMYRGAWQEWQLYEVDMAVPLSPDEVTVKRKAIFKHQTQKDVMPFPGSDSREFWQRAEERNHQTALLYDKIGFAEYQAMELFVRYKFIK, encoded by the coding sequence ATGAATTACAATTATTCTATCGAAAAAATTCCATTTACTATCTGTGATAGTAAACTTGAAGCGTCAAAATCTGTAGCTAAAGAAATAGCTGAACTTATTAAGAAAAAAACTTCCGAGAATAAAAATGCTGTACTTGGATTGGCCACCGGTATTTCTCCGGTTAAAGTTTATAAAGAGTTGGTGCGAATGCACAAAGAGGAAGGATTAAGTTTTAGAAATGTTATAACTTTTAATCTTGATGAATATTTACCCATGCAGCCGGAAGATCCGAACAGCTACGTGTACTTTATGAATCATCATTTGTTTGATCATATTGATATTAAAAAGTCTAATATTCATATTCCCGACGGCACTTTGAAACCCGATGAAGTTAATGATTTTTGTTTGAAATACGAAAAAGACATTGAAGAAGCCGGCGGACTTGATCTTCAAATTCTCGGAATCGGTCGTACGGGACATATCGGATTTAACGAACCCGGTAGTCAGATCTTCTCGAAAACAAGAAAAATTACTTTGGATATTATTACAAAAACAGATGCTTCTCAAGCTTTCAACGGGATTGATAATGTTCCAAATCATGCAATTACGATGGGAATAGGAACTATTCTGAAAGCAAAAAAGATTATATTACTTGCTTGGGGACAAAATAAAGCGGATATTATTAGGCAAACAATTGAAGGTGAAATGTGTGATTTTGTTCCGGCAACTTTTCTGCAACGCCATGACAATGTGGAATTTTTCTTGGATAAAGAGTCGGCTTCGGAATTGTCCCGCGTTAATTTACCTTGGCTCTTCGAAGACTGTAAATGGAACAATCAACTTATTCGCAAAGCGGTTGTTTGGCTTTGCCTTAAATCGGATAAATCTATTTTGAAACTTACCGATCATGATTATATCAATAACGGAATGTCACAACTTTTAAATATGTTTAATTCCGCTTATGATCTCAATATTAAGATGTTTAATCTCTTGCAGCATACCATTACCGGATGGCCTGGCGGAAAACCTAATGCCGATGATTCTCAACGTCCGGAAAGGGCTCATCCCTTCCCAAAAAGAATTATCGTGTTTAGTCCGCATCCCGATGATGACGTGATTTCCATGGGCGGAACTCTTGCAAGATTGGTAAATCAAGGTCATAACGTGCATGTTGCATATCAAACTTCCGGAAATCTTGCCGTTTTCGATGACGACCTTCTCAAGTATATTGATTTTATCCAAAACTCTGAGAACAAACTTAATCTTGACAAAAAATCGCTTGATATGATTGCTTCAGTGTTGAAGGATATCCGGACAAAGAAACCCGGCCAGAGCGATTCTCGGAATGTCGCATTCTTGAAAGGAATGATTAGAAGAAGTGAAGCTATTTCTGCTTGTAGATTTATTGGCATTCCTGAAAATAATATTCATTTTCTTCAAATGCCCTTTTATGAATCGGGAACGGAAGAAAAATTTGCTTTGAGCGAAACGGATATCGACTTAATAACTGATTTGCTGCAAAAAGTAAAACCTCATCAGATATATGCTGCCGGTGATTTGGCGGATCCTCACGGAACTCATAAGATTTGTTTTGATGCAATTATTAAATCTATTGAAAATATTAAAGATGAGAAATGGTTGAAAGATTGTTACTTATGGATGTATCGCGGTGCATGGCAAGAATGGCAACTGTACGAGGTTGATATGGCGGTTCCTCTGAGCCCGGATGAAGTTACAGTTAAACGAAAAGCAATTTTCAAACATCAAACTCAAAAGGATGTGATGCCCTTTCCCGGTTCCGACAGCAGAGAATTCTGGCAACGGGCAGAAGAAAGAAATCATCAGACTGCTTTGCTGTATGATAAGATAGGCTTTGCCGAATATCAGGCAATGGAATTATTTGTTAGATATAAATTTATTAAGTAA
- the rsmA gene encoding 16S rRNA (adenine(1518)-N(6)/adenine(1519)-N(6))-dimethyltransferase RsmA — MKTVYPKKHLGQHFLIDNNIAERICNSLSEENKNIIEIGPGKGILTKFMLPKEINFKAIDIDKESIEYLQEQYPEYKDRFILGDFLKMDLNEMFGLGSPVSESESETDIPSLQFQLLGNFPYNISSQILFKVLDYKDNIDCVVGMFQKEVAQRIISPPGNKSYGILSVLIQAWYDCEYLFTVNEGSFFPAPKVKSGVIRLKRNSNTDLGVDEKLFKNVVKTAFNQRRKTLHNSLKPFRFTEETEIMQKRPEQLSYLEFVEITKKVIV; from the coding sequence GTGAAAACAGTTTATCCAAAAAAACATTTAGGTCAACATTTTTTAATCGACAATAATATTGCCGAAAGAATTTGCAATTCTCTTTCCGAAGAAAACAAAAACATTATAGAAATTGGTCCGGGAAAAGGCATACTTACTAAGTTTATGCTTCCAAAAGAAATCAATTTTAAAGCTATAGACATTGATAAAGAATCTATTGAATATTTACAAGAACAATACCCTGAATATAAAGACCGGTTTATCTTGGGGGACTTTCTTAAGATGGATTTAAATGAGATGTTTGGCCTCGGGTCCCCTGTTTCGGAATCCGAATCAGAAACCGATATTCCTTCTCTTCAATTTCAACTTTTAGGTAATTTCCCTTACAATATTTCCTCTCAAATTCTCTTTAAAGTTTTAGATTACAAAGATAATATAGATTGCGTTGTAGGGATGTTTCAGAAAGAAGTTGCTCAAAGGATAATTTCTCCGCCCGGAAATAAGAGCTACGGAATTTTAAGTGTGTTGATACAAGCTTGGTACGACTGCGAATATTTATTTACCGTAAACGAAGGTTCGTTTTTTCCGGCACCTAAAGTCAAGTCAGGAGTAATACGATTGAAAAGAAATAGTAATACTGATTTAGGCGTTGATGAAAAACTATTCAAAAATGTTGTAAAAACAGCATTTAACCAAAGGAGAAAAACTTTACATAATTCACTGAAGCCATTTCGATTTACAGAGGAAACGGAAATAATGCAAAAACGGCCTGAACAATTGTCATATCTCGAGTTTGTGGAAATAACCAAAAAAGTAATTGTTTAG
- a CDS encoding AbgT family transporter — MKKVPHTYVIIFFIIVICTILTLIIPAGEFNRQKIEMPDGTLREVIDPDSFHYVEQSPQLWEVFTSFSKGFEAQSHIIIFILLIGGAFWIMNSTKALDIGIAAFLQSILKFEKYKWLRKIGVNNIILILVMTMFSLFGAVFGMSEETIAFIIIFVPLSISLGYDSIVGVCIVYVAAHLGFAGAILNPFTIGIAQGIAEIPLFSGIEYRMICWLIINAVGFTFILIYANKIKKNPQKSPMYELDAYWRKSHDIKNEKIKYYTPKSAWFCWIFITVVLIFLSFKFPVSTLKIGMKEFTFYAIPILTGLFAISGFFSLRKSVHFFIIDLLLFTILFLILGVMGYGWYVIEIGSLFFGMGLFAGISAGNTPNAITKLFLEGAKDILSAALVVGLAGGIIIILQEGKIIDTMMYSLSKTMSDVGKTWSLGIMYLIQTGLNLIMPSGSAKAALTMPLMIPFSDLLDISRQSTVLAFQFGDGFTNMITPTSGVLMGCLGMAKIPYEKWFKFFWKFILLLIVLGFLLLIPTVMFDLNGF; from the coding sequence ATGAAAAAAGTTCCGCATACTTATGTCATAATCTTCTTTATCATAGTTATTTGTACTATACTTACTCTCATTATTCCTGCAGGAGAATTTAACAGGCAAAAAATTGAAATGCCGGACGGAACTTTACGGGAAGTAATTGATCCCGATTCTTTTCATTACGTCGAACAAAGCCCTCAGTTATGGGAAGTATTTACATCTTTTTCGAAAGGTTTTGAAGCCCAATCACATATCATTATTTTTATTCTGCTTATAGGTGGAGCTTTCTGGATAATGAATTCAACTAAAGCTTTGGACATCGGAATTGCCGCTTTCCTACAATCGATATTAAAATTTGAAAAATATAAATGGCTTAGGAAAATCGGAGTTAATAATATTATTCTGATTTTAGTAATGACAATGTTCAGTCTTTTCGGTGCTGTTTTCGGAATGAGTGAAGAAACTATTGCCTTTATTATTATTTTTGTACCTCTGAGTATATCTTTGGGCTATGATTCGATAGTAGGAGTTTGCATTGTTTATGTTGCGGCACATTTGGGTTTTGCCGGAGCGATATTAAATCCGTTTACGATTGGAATTGCACAAGGCATTGCAGAAATTCCTCTTTTCTCAGGAATAGAATACAGAATGATCTGTTGGCTGATTATTAATGCGGTAGGATTTACTTTTATTCTTATTTACGCTAATAAAATAAAAAAGAATCCGCAAAAATCCCCGATGTATGAATTAGATGCTTATTGGAGGAAAAGTCATGATATTAAAAACGAAAAAATAAAATATTATACCCCAAAATCAGCTTGGTTTTGCTGGATTTTTATAACGGTAGTATTAATATTTTTATCGTTTAAATTTCCGGTTTCAACATTAAAAATAGGAATGAAAGAATTTACTTTTTACGCAATTCCTATTTTAACAGGGCTATTTGCAATTAGCGGTTTCTTCTCACTTAGAAAGTCGGTACATTTTTTTATTATTGATTTATTGCTTTTCACAATACTTTTCCTTATTCTTGGAGTTATGGGATACGGATGGTACGTTATTGAAATTGGTTCGTTATTCTTTGGAATGGGATTATTTGCCGGCATTTCCGCAGGAAACACTCCTAATGCTATTACAAAACTTTTTTTGGAAGGAGCTAAAGATATTCTTTCTGCGGCATTGGTTGTAGGCTTGGCCGGTGGTATTATCATTATTTTACAAGAAGGAAAAATTATTGATACAATGATGTATTCTTTGTCAAAAACCATGAGTGATGTAGGCAAAACCTGGTCGCTGGGAATAATGTATCTTATTCAAACAGGATTAAATTTAATTATGCCTTCCGGTTCTGCAAAGGCAGCACTTACAATGCCGTTAATGATTCCTTTTTCGGATTTACTTGATATTTCGCGACAATCTACCGTGCTTGCATTCCAATTCGGCGACGGTTTTACGAATATGATAACACCGACATCCGGAGTTTTGATGGGTTGTTTGGGAATGGCAAAAATTCCCTATGAAAAATGGTTTAAATTCTTCTGGAAATTTATTTTGCTGTTGATTGTACTTGGATTCCTATTATTAATACCTACTGTAATGTTCGATTTAAATGGTTTTTAA
- a CDS encoding DUF1573 domain-containing protein: protein MKNITKPIMILCLAVFTLTGISLQAQEATKQPVKKETSSKTVATEEKANKAEVTAEKSLNETSNDTKKNAKNAKPAQITFDNLVHDYGTMKVGADGECVFTFKNTGKEPLIVSKVQGCCGVSVLDWTKDPVMPKKTGTIKLRYNTKRPITINKTVTVFTNDPEQPEIKLTLKGQIVEDTTTDAVKTGE, encoded by the coding sequence ATGAAAAACATCACTAAACCTATTATGATTCTTTGTTTGGCGGTTTTCACTCTGACAGGAATCAGTTTACAAGCACAAGAAGCTACTAAACAGCCTGTAAAAAAAGAAACCTCTTCAAAAACAGTTGCTACGGAAGAGAAAGCAAATAAGGCAGAGGTAACAGCTGAAAAATCTTTAAATGAAACGTCTAATGACACAAAGAAGAATGCGAAAAACGCTAAACCTGCACAAATTACATTTGACAATTTAGTTCACGATTATGGAACAATGAAAGTCGGTGCTGATGGCGAGTGTGTATTTACTTTTAAAAATACCGGAAAAGAGCCTTTGATTGTTTCGAAAGTTCAAGGTTGTTGTGGTGTTTCTGTTTTAGATTGGACTAAAGATCCTGTTATGCCTAAGAAAACCGGAACAATTAAATTAAGATATAATACAAAACGACCAATTACAATCAATAAAACCGTTACAGTTTTTACAAATGATCCTGAACAGCCGGAAATTAAATTAACGCTGAAAGGTCAAATTGTTGAAGACACAACAACTGATGCTGTTAAAACAGGAGAATAA
- a CDS encoding DUF3796 domain-containing protein — MKKLYWTQGFLGFLGFLGCLYFKEHDPKYLIYFSFFSFFVYFFTGRLAMEMQDERMKVNHKKALLLALKIPLVTILVVGLFPTFATLTETTAIIICMIGFVLTAFTYGISFYYYDKN; from the coding sequence ATGAAAAAACTTTATTGGACACAAGGATTCTTAGGATTTTTAGGATTCTTAGGGTGTTTATATTTCAAGGAACATGACCCAAAATATCTAATTTATTTCTCTTTCTTTTCTTTCTTCGTTTATTTCTTTACCGGCAGATTAGCAATGGAAATGCAGGATGAAAGAATGAAAGTGAATCATAAAAAAGCATTGTTATTAGCTTTGAAAATTCCTTTAGTAACAATTTTAGTAGTAGGTTTATTTCCTACTTTTGCAACTCTAACCGAAACAACAGCAATTATTATTTGTATGATAGGCTTTGTGTTAACTGCATTTACTTATGGTATTTCTTTTTATTATTATGATAAAAATTAG
- a CDS encoding helix-turn-helix transcriptional regulator gives MEYKFESRLKEYRQAAGFTQEELAEIVNVRRETIVRLEAGKYNPSLKLAIDISRALKIPVEEIFIF, from the coding sequence ATGGAATATAAATTTGAGAGTCGATTAAAAGAATATCGTCAGGCGGCAGGATTTACGCAAGAAGAACTTGCAGAAATAGTAAATGTAAGAAGAGAAACAATAGTCCGATTGGAAGCCGGAAAATATAATCCTTCATTGAAATTAGCAATTGATATTTCACGTGCATTAAAAATACCTGTTGAAGAAATATTTATATTTTAA
- a CDS encoding MmcQ/YjbR family DNA-binding protein produces MDIEELRRYCLSQKNATEDMLFDEEYLIFRVFNKWFVVINLNDAELTISVKCDPAQAIELRERYRCVEAAWHFNKKYWNSIILNQDMNDETVKYWVRHSIEEVVKKLPKKIQQEYFDES; encoded by the coding sequence ATGGATATTGAAGAATTACGTAGATACTGTCTTTCTCAAAAAAATGCAACAGAAGACATGTTGTTTGACGAGGAATATCTTATTTTCAGAGTGTTTAATAAATGGTTTGTCGTAATTAATTTAAATGATGCAGAACTGACAATATCGGTAAAATGCGATCCGGCTCAAGCTATTGAATTACGTGAACGTTACCGTTGTGTAGAAGCGGCTTGGCATTTCAATAAAAAATATTGGAATAGTATTATCCTTAACCAAGATATGAATGACGAAACTGTAAAATATTGGGTCAGGCACTCTATTGAAGAAGTTGTGAAAAAATTGCCTAAGAAAATACAACAAGAGTATTTCGATGAGAGTTAG
- a CDS encoding helix-turn-helix domain-containing protein, whose product MKDKKYIPTQKFNEELGLEIRHHINGVDEKGRESYHYLDGGDERESEKFYAHRNDNYFFLLAEKGYASMNIDFNVVKFVERDAYFVAPGQVQADVKADECDYWYIEVATSLIPKEYLEIFENASPFQTPQNMDASEFEQCQCILRLLAGQHKSDQDSVYYWQLTQELLQTFLCMLARQYVKNDNTFGDAVSRPQQISRDFRRLVKENIKSKKSPSYYAEKLNISETYLNEAVKKTTGFTAGYWIKDYVMLEAKRLLSHTEMNVKEIAHTLGYDDHTYFSKLFRQTTGITPLAFRAEYLK is encoded by the coding sequence ATGAAAGACAAAAAATATATTCCTACACAAAAATTTAATGAGGAGCTAGGGCTTGAAATACGCCATCATATTAATGGAGTTGATGAAAAAGGACGTGAGTCATATCATTATTTGGATGGTGGAGATGAAAGGGAGTCTGAGAAGTTTTATGCCCATCGCAACGACAATTATTTTTTCTTATTGGCAGAAAAGGGTTACGCCTCGATGAACATTGATTTTAATGTAGTAAAATTTGTTGAAAGAGATGCTTATTTTGTGGCTCCCGGACAGGTACAGGCCGATGTCAAGGCAGATGAATGTGATTATTGGTATATAGAAGTGGCCACATCATTAATCCCTAAAGAATACCTCGAAATATTTGAGAATGCTTCGCCATTTCAAACGCCGCAAAATATGGATGCGAGCGAATTTGAGCAATGTCAATGCATTTTACGGCTTCTTGCCGGACAACATAAAAGCGATCAGGATTCGGTTTATTACTGGCAACTGACGCAGGAGTTGTTGCAAACATTTCTCTGTATGCTCGCACGTCAATATGTTAAAAACGATAATACCTTTGGCGATGCCGTTTCACGCCCGCAACAGATAAGCAGGGATTTCAGAAGACTTGTGAAAGAGAATATAAAATCGAAAAAAAGCCCGTCGTACTATGCTGAAAAACTTAATATTTCGGAAACATATCTTAATGAAGCGGTGAAAAAGACAACCGGATTCACTGCCGGATATTGGATAAAAGATTATGTAATGCTCGAAGCAAAGAGACTTCTTTCTCATACGGAAATGAATGTAAAAGAGATTGCACATACTTTGGGCTATGATGATCATACCTATTTCTCAAAGCTTTTCCGGCAAACGACCGGAATAACACCGCTGGCTTTTCGTGCCGAATACCTGAAATAG
- a CDS encoding adenosine kinase, producing the protein MKKVIGIGNALMDVMVPISSYDIIDELELPHGGMVMIDKKKYDLIFEKIENIEKSFIAGGSASNTIYGLAKLGVSVSFLGKVGNDELGKIYETDLVDSGVCPRLITSDENSTGCAIVFVTPDGERTFATYLGAASELNEENITEEHFVGYDILHVEGYLLFNHSLVKKAMEIAKSLNMKISLDLAAHNFVEGNREIIIELLRNYVDYCFANEEESKALTGLNPREALESLSEHCEYTIIKLGSKGSLIKHNGNVYEVDIYPADFIIDTTGAGDLYAAGFIYGIITDCMPPTCGEYGSILGSKVIEVYGARINDWSKILINTK; encoded by the coding sequence ATGAAAAAAGTAATTGGTATCGGAAATGCATTAATGGATGTTATGGTTCCTATCAGCTCGTATGATATTATTGATGAACTTGAATTGCCGCACGGTGGTATGGTTATGATTGACAAGAAAAAATACGACCTCATCTTTGAGAAAATTGAAAATATTGAAAAATCTTTTATAGCCGGAGGTTCCGCTTCAAATACAATATACGGACTTGCAAAATTAGGTGTTTCCGTATCTTTTCTCGGTAAAGTTGGTAATGACGAACTCGGTAAGATATATGAAACCGATTTGGTAGATTCCGGCGTTTGTCCGAGATTAATTACTTCCGACGAAAATTCTACCGGTTGCGCAATTGTATTTGTAACGCCTGACGGTGAGAGAACTTTCGCAACATATCTTGGTGCCGCATCAGAACTTAATGAAGAAAATATTACCGAAGAACATTTTGTCGGATATGATATTCTTCACGTTGAAGGCTATTTGCTCTTTAATCATTCTTTGGTAAAAAAAGCAATGGAAATTGCCAAATCTTTGAATATGAAAATATCATTGGATTTGGCTGCTCATAATTTTGTTGAAGGTAACCGAGAAATTATTATAGAATTATTGAGAAATTATGTAGATTATTGTTTTGCTAACGAAGAAGAATCCAAAGCTTTAACCGGTTTAAATCCGCGGGAAGCTCTTGAAAGTTTATCAGAGCATTGCGAATATACTATTATTAAGCTCGGTTCTAAAGGTTCGCTGATTAAGCATAATGGCAATGTTTATGAGGTTGATATTTATCCGGCCGACTTTATTATTGATACTACTGGTGCCGGCGACCTTTACGCCGCAGGATTTATTTACGGTATTATAACCGATTGCATGCCGCCCACTTGTGGAGAGTACGGCTCTATTCTCGGGTCGAAGGTAATAGAAGTTTACGGTGCAAGAATAAATGATTGGAGTAAAATATTAATCAACACAAAATAA
- a CDS encoding DUF819 family protein: MQTAIIILTVLFFLITPAFILRLCYVSKFANRIGAVLICYLVGMIFGQFFINDYNAEIPDILSTIIIPLALPMLLFELNIRSWRKVAGKAFLSMILAIICLIIAIVVGYYIFRNDITDINKIGGLLAGVYTGGTPNLASIKAALGVSDEVYIAVNTVDMIICAFYVLFLISIAKKLLGKFLLPYPHKIETQEEVVVEKRVIKRLKIWINYVSLPNILAAFGVSILIALIGAGIGFGLIKNEAIQMAVIILTITTLAIIASNIKAVKKIRGSFDVGMYLILIFSIAVASMANFDTITRSFLPLMGYISISIFGTLILHIISCKIFKIDVDTMMVTSAALICSPPFVPVVSAAIKNKEVLMSGLTVGIIGYAIGNYLGVFISYMLGLL, encoded by the coding sequence ATGCAAACAGCTATAATTATTCTCACTGTATTGTTTTTCCTAATTACTCCCGCATTTATTTTAAGATTATGTTACGTATCGAAATTTGCAAACAGAATCGGCGCTGTTTTGATATGTTACCTTGTAGGAATGATTTTCGGACAATTCTTTATCAATGATTATAATGCCGAAATTCCGGATATTTTATCGACAATAATTATTCCTTTGGCTTTGCCGATGTTATTATTCGAGTTGAATATCAGGTCTTGGAGGAAAGTCGCGGGAAAAGCATTTTTGTCGATGATTTTAGCAATAATATGTTTGATTATTGCAATTGTCGTAGGTTATTATATTTTTAGAAATGACATTACGGATATAAATAAAATAGGAGGATTACTTGCCGGAGTTTATACGGGAGGGACACCGAATCTGGCATCTATAAAAGCTGCACTTGGAGTAAGCGATGAGGTCTATATTGCTGTTAATACGGTGGATATGATTATTTGCGCTTTTTATGTTTTATTTTTGATATCAATTGCCAAAAAATTGTTGGGCAAATTTTTGCTGCCGTATCCCCATAAGATTGAAACTCAAGAAGAAGTTGTTGTGGAGAAAAGAGTTATCAAACGATTGAAAATATGGATTAATTATGTTAGTCTTCCAAATATCTTAGCTGCTTTCGGCGTATCGATTCTTATTGCATTGATAGGAGCCGGCATAGGTTTCGGATTGATTAAGAATGAAGCTATACAGATGGCGGTTATTATTCTTACAATAACAACATTGGCGATAATTGCATCAAACATTAAAGCTGTGAAAAAGATAAGAGGGAGTTTCGATGTTGGAATGTATCTGATTTTAATTTTCAGCATTGCGGTTGCCAGTATGGCAAATTTCGACACAATAACAAGATCTTTCCTTCCTTTAATGGGTTACATATCTATCAGCATTTTCGGAACATTAATTCTTCATATTATATCGTGTAAAATATTTAAAATTGATGTTGATACTATGATGGTAACTTCCGCTGCACTGATTTGCTCGCCTCCATTCGTTCCGGTTGTAAGTGCAGCCATAAAAAACAAGGAAGTTCTGATGTCGGGACTCACGGTAGGAATAATCGGCTATGCAATAGGAAATTATCTGGGAGTGTTTATTTCATATATGTTGGGTTTGTTGTAA